Proteins found in one Pocillopora verrucosa isolate sample1 chromosome 12, ASM3666991v2, whole genome shotgun sequence genomic segment:
- the LOC136277318 gene encoding probable glycoprotein hormone G-protein coupled receptor encodes METPWFFIATYLLLRNPVTGVQGFDNSTFHCDIDARCDCSPKGLWDTRCQLNGSTGSPKPMVLFESLDLSRNDLQDIPTDFLVNQTHLVNLSLAYNQISVIKDGAFGRLFNVTFLDLSFNPLHKWEGNVISQLPNLKTLVVTGSVWTPDSNILKIPSLVTVLGVTWSDKCANCTLFKAEVPFSLAPNVDHNDERPTKKFFEHGYLIFCLHKSCSALAIKHPKHEENTKTIDVPKKLFYSSYVMGAVAILLNLIVLITIILAGSLRKTTSMLLIFNMALCDFLIGIYSIIIGNLNIFSFLSSVQLEKKVEKLVFGDGILCPLATAIFTSAECVAAVTSLLLTVEKYCSIVHCMNPDRRLGKKVATMCLVFCWVLSLAYAISPEFHFLNLSYSATMMCSFPVAGRDTFLICLCVLVAFYIANIPLYVRIFLFVRHSGSQLGVKREATILKKIALVVGSNFILLLTPMILIITFVPVEDIHDKIKLRSDRHNQILFVFGFWFPIACLGLNSCINPILGAFRQGVFLKQIKNVFKWIRIPPSFGALRRQGTNRSQSQLSTASSQIVLYKVTQLSSV; translated from the exons ATGGAGACACCCTGGTTTTTCATTGCCACTTATCTGTTGCTACGAAATCCGGTAACTGGTGTCCAGGGCTTCGACAACTCTACCTTCCATTGCGATATCGACGCACGCTGTGACTGTTCACCAAAAGGATTATGGGATACTAGATGTCAGCTGAATGGTTCTACAGGGTCACCAAAGCCTATGGTGCTCTTCGAATCCTT GGATTTGTCGAGGAACGACCTACAGGACATACCCACAGACTTTCTGGTGAATCAAACTCATTTAGTGAACCT gTCGTTAGCTTACAATCAGATATCCGTTATCAAAGATGGTGCTTTTGGAAGGTTATTCAATGTAACTTTTCT AGATTTAAGCTTTAACCCACTTCACAAATGGGAAGGGAACGTCATCAGCCAGCTTCCAAACCTTAAGACCTTAGTCGTGACCGGGAGTGTCTGGACACCAGATAGTAACATCTTGAAAATTCCATCTCTCGTAACTGTTTTGGGTGTAACCTGGAGCGACAAATGCGCGAATTGTACATTGTTCAAGGCAGAGGTACCTTTTTCATTAGCACCAAACGTGGATCACAATGATGAAAGaccaacaaagaaatttttcgaGCATggatatttgatattttgtctACATAAGAGCTGTTCTGCCTTAGCGATCAAACACCCCAAGCACGAGGAAAACACCAAGACTATCGACGTTCCGAAGAAACTATTCTACAGTTCGTATGTGATGGGAGCAGTTGCCATACTACTCAACTTGATAGTCCTAATTACTATCATTCTTGCGGGATCTCTTCGCAAAACAACATCCATGTTGTTGATTTTCAACATGGCGCTATGTGACTTTTTAATTGGGATTTACTCCATAATCATTggcaatttgaacattttcagttttctctcCAGTGTTCAGCTTGAGAAGAAAGTCGAGAAGCTTGTTTTTGGGGATGGAATTCTCTGTCCGCTTGCTACCGCCATATTTACCTCAGCCGAATGTGTTGCAGCAGTTACTTCTCTTTTATTAACTGTGGAAAAGTATTGTTCAATAGTACACTGCATGAATCCCGACAGACGTTTGGGAAAAAAGGTGGCTACGATGTGTTTGGTGTTTTGCTGGGTTCTATCGCTCGCATACGCCATTTCTCCTGAGTTTCACTTTCTCAATCTCTCTTATAGCGCAACAATGATGTGCAGCTTCCCAGTGGCGGGACGAGACACATTTCTTATCTGCTTGTGCGTTCTCGTGGCATTTTACATCGCTAATATCCCGCTATACGTGCGGATATTTCTATTTGTTCGCCACTCAGGTTCTCAATTGGGGGTGAAAAGGGAAGCCACCATCCTCAAGAAAATTGCCCTTGTTGTTGGAAGCAATTTTATCTTACTTTTAACACCAATGATTTTGATCATTACCTTTGTACCCGTTGAAGATATCCATGATAAGATTAAACTGAGGAGTGACCGCCATAATCAGATTCTGTTTGTGTTCGGATTTTGGTTTCCCATTGCTTGTCTTGGCCTAAATTCCTGCATAAATCCAATTCTGGGCGCTTTTAGGCAAGGAGTGTTCTTGAAACAGAtcaaaaatgtcttcaaatGGATCAGAATTCCTCCGTCCTTTGGTGCCCTCCGAAGACAAGGAACTAACAGATCGCAGTCACAATTGAGCACTGCTTCATCTCAGATAGTTCTTTACAAAGTTACTCAGCTCAGCAGTGTGTGA